The following proteins come from a genomic window of Microtus ochrogaster isolate Prairie Vole_2 chromosome 7, MicOch1.0, whole genome shotgun sequence:
- the LOC101992949 gene encoding olfactory receptor 1019-like → MSNHTRVTHFILVGFSDTPQLGLVVILFFLLVYTFGLLGNISIIAAVMRDSRLHSPMYFFLKNLSFLDMCYTSATIPKAVVMSFTGSGLISYLECVAQLYVFITLCSIECFLLTAMAYDRYLAILRPLLYGTIMSHKCRVAMVVTAWVSGAIYSAFHTFNTFSLPYCGPNVVEHFFCDIPAVMRLSCTDYHVNEDIGFAVGTCIIMSAFALTVLSYVGIVSTVVRIPSVDGRWKAFSTCSSHLTTVVLFYGTGGFVYLRPASRYSPTQGRLASIFYSVLTPSLNPVVYCLRNKDMKFALQKLYCGGKY, encoded by the coding sequence ATGTCCAATCACACAAGAGTAACTCACTTCATCCTCGTGGGCTTCTCAGATACCCCGCAGCTGGGATTGGTGGTCATCCTGTTTTTCCTGCTTGTCTACACATTCGGCCTCCTGGGGAACATCTCCATCATCGCAGCTGTGATGAGAGACAGTAGGCTCCActcccccatgtacttcttcctgaaGAATTTGTCTTTCCTGGACATGTGTTATACTTCAGCCACCATCCCCAAGGCAGTGGTTATGTCCTTCACAGGCTCGGGGCTCATCTCCTATCTTGAGTGTGTAGCACAGCTTTATGTATTTATCACACTGTGTTCTATTGAATGCTTCCTGCTCACGGCCATGGCTTATGACCGGTACCTGGCCATCCTCAGACCACTGCTCTATGGAACCATCATGAGCCACAAATGTCGTGTTGCAATGGTGGTCACTGCCTGGGTGAGTGGGGCCATCTACTCTGCTTTCCACACTTTCAACACCTTCTCCCTCCCCTACTGTGGACCCAATGTTGTTGAACACTTCTTCTGTGACATCCCTGCAGTCATGAGGCTGTCCTGCACTGATTACCATGTCAATGAGGACATAGGCTTCGCTGTTGGCACTTGCATCATCATGAGTGCCTTCGCCCTCACGGTCCTCTCCTATGTGGGCATCGTGTCCACAGTTGTCCGCATCCCCTCAGTGGACGGCAGGTGGAAGGCCTTTTCCACCTGCTCCTCTCACCTGACCACAGTCGTCTTGTTTTATGGAACTGGAGGCTTCGTGTACCTGAGGCCTGCCTCTCGGTACTCCCCGACCCAGGGTCGCCTGGCATCTATTTTCTACTCTGTCCTCACTCCGTCTTTGAACCCAGTGGTCTATTGTCTGAGGAACAAAGATATGAAGTTTGCTCTGCAGAAACTTTATTGTGGAGGGAAGTATTGA